GTCATAGGACGAGAGGTCCAATGCCTCCAGGGCGAAGGGCATGAGCGGCAGATAGAATTTGTAGAAGCGGCGCGCGAAGGGCAATTTCGCGATGAAGGTCGTAGTGACCTTATGCGCGCCGATGATCGGTCCGGCGGCTTCCGCATCATAGACATGAGTGAAGATATCTGCGTCCGGATATGTTTCGCAGATGGCTTCCAGAACTTTTTCGCCGCCTCTCAGGCCGACGAGCCAATAATGAACGATGGCAATGCGCATTCAGTCTCTCCGCCGCGCTTCGCATATTGCGCATGGAATCTGAAGCGGCATTTATTGAACACGATTCATGACTGAATCGCACGCTTTTGGCGAGCGGAATACTATTTCAATTCTTAAAAAAACCTGGAAAGCTTTTCTTAACCTTAATCGCGCTGCCCCGCGCGAAGCTGCGCAACGTTCTTTTGGAAGCTCGCGGCGCGGAAGTTATTTGGCCACGTAGACCTTATTGGCCATCGTCTGCACGGCCTGCCGGAACGCGCCTTCCATGGTGACGACGAAATTATAATGGGTCGGCGAAAAAGGCGCGGCATGAAACGGCTTATTGCTCGTCCAGCCAACGAGGATGGCGCTGATCTCGGGCTTGTCGGTTTGCGCCAGAACGGCGCCGCCAGAGGCGCCGTCTCCCGTCTCGCAATCGAAGGAAAATTCGCGCGTGCCTTCCTTGCCGGACGCGAGTTGATCGTGGAGATGGCATTTTTCCATCGACAGGCGGCGGCCTTCACCCCAATCGACATGGCCTCTTGCCACGAATTCGACCGGCGCATTGACGGCCGAGGCTTCGGCTATTCCATAGGGCTGCACGCCTTCGACGGGCTTCGCGAGGCGCGCGACGGCCCAGTCATGAACCTCTGCGACGGCATAGGGATTGGTGCTGCCGGCAATGACCGAGCTGAGATCGATCGGGACGCCGATCTGCTTGCCGTCCGTCTCCAGCACGAAGATGCAGGATTTGGCAGTCGGCGCGCCCTTCTCGTCGAAAAATACATGCGCGGCCGTCGTCACGACCTGATCGGTCAGGGTCAATTGCCCGGCGCCGTGCAGATTCCCACATTCGATGAGGCCCGAGGCGGCATAGGTTCGGCGCAACGCTTTGGGGTCGAGCTTATTCTCGACGGCGAAATCGTCGACGGTTTTGCGGCTGTTCTTGCCGAAGACGAGAACCGGAAAGACGTTTTGAGGCGGTGAAGCGGCGGGCAGTTCCTGCATCACCGGCGCAGAAGCCGCGAACTCGGAGGAAGCAAGAGCAAATGGCAAAATGCCGAGGGCAGTCAGCAAACGTCCTGGTTTCATCATCCCGATATTTCTCGATTCGGCGCGACAAGCCAATGATTTAATTTCGAGAAAAAGGCCAAATCAAG
The Methyloferula stellata AR4 DNA segment above includes these coding regions:
- a CDS encoding trypsin-like peptidase domain-containing protein, yielding MQELPAASPPQNVFPVLVFGKNSRKTVDDFAVENKLDPKALRRTYAASGLIECGNLHGAGQLTLTDQVVTTAAHVFFDEKGAPTAKSCIFVLETDGKQIGVPIDLSSVIAGSTNPYAVAEVHDWAVARLAKPVEGVQPYGIAEASAVNAPVEFVARGHVDWGEGRRLSMEKCHLHDQLASGKEGTREFSFDCETGDGASGGAVLAQTDKPEISAILVGWTSNKPFHAAPFSPTHYNFVVTMEGAFRQAVQTMANKVYVAK